Proteins encoded together in one Deinococcus hopiensis KR-140 window:
- a CDS encoding zinc ribbon domain-containing protein, protein MREYTTHHVIRVDRRTYPQLRAAVKDHQLQPSDENLKVMLQGQVYRPADHLLSRQVLLHDRLLQLGDLQLEAECYRLPEQEYVTLLTDSRGNYRQYPGAHQLLTALLAPMTPDAEAAWWERVHMAVAQGRQPTTAVDLVDDAWTPTAWLRDRTRLIQQGQEWFLILYFAQPPRWRRPEGRGVVGIDVGLRPLASAAVGQAHAWTFEVHWPTVADDAPAEVQTFAQILDYAAARAALEMFTVPLLASASVLVLEDLNYAQFQSNFPDVARRRAVSDWHQSWVRQRAYARRIRIEEVPAFNTSVTCSQCRGYVRGTRQGRMFSCPHGHSSDAHLNAARNLVRRYWGQRIRASAPREV, encoded by the coding sequence ATGCGCGAATACACGACCCACCACGTCATTCGGGTGGACAGAAGAACCTACCCGCAGCTGCGCGCCGCGGTCAAAGACCACCAGCTGCAGCCCAGCGATGAGAACCTCAAAGTCATGCTCCAGGGGCAGGTCTACCGTCCCGCGGACCACCTGCTCAGCCGCCAGGTGCTGCTCCACGACCGACTGCTCCAGCTCGGTGACCTCCAACTGGAGGCCGAGTGTTATCGCCTGCCTGAACAGGAGTACGTGACGCTGCTGACCGACTCGCGGGGCAACTACCGTCAATACCCAGGCGCACATCAGTTGCTGACCGCCCTTCTGGCACCCATGACGCCAGACGCAGAGGCGGCCTGGTGGGAACGGGTCCACATGGCTGTGGCACAGGGGCGCCAGCCCACCACAGCGGTGGACCTGGTGGACGACGCGTGGACACCAACCGCGTGGTTGCGTGACCGCACCCGGCTGATCCAGCAGGGACAGGAGTGGTTCCTAATCCTGTATTTTGCCCAGCCGCCGCGCTGGCGACGGCCTGAGGGCCGCGGTGTGGTTGGGATCGACGTTGGTCTTCGTCCCTTGGCCTCAGCGGCGGTGGGCCAGGCCCATGCCTGGACCTTCGAAGTGCACTGGCCGACAGTGGCCGATGATGCGCCGGCCGAGGTGCAGACGTTCGCCCAGATCCTGGACTACGCCGCCGCACGGGCGGCGCTGGAGATGTTCACCGTGCCCCTCCTGGCCTCTGCAAGCGTGCTGGTGCTCGAGGACCTGAATTACGCGCAGTTCCAGAGTAATTTTCCGGACGTTGCCCGGCGACGGGCGGTGTCGGACTGGCACCAGTCGTGGGTGCGGCAACGGGCGTATGCTCGCAGAATTCGCATAGAGGAGGTGCCTGCGTTCAACACCAGCGTCACCTGCAGTCAGTGCCGGGGGTACGTCAGGGGGACCCGACAGGGTCGTATGTTCAGCTGTCCGCATGGGCATTCCTCGGACGCCCATCTGAATGCTGCCCGCAATCTGGTGCGTCGCTACTGGGGTCAACGCATCCGTGCATCGGCCCCGAGAGAGGTGTGA
- a CDS encoding recombinase family protein, which yields MSISAVAYYRVSTQKQGQSGLGLEAQQAAVLAHARAQGLTLVAEFTEVETGTRKRRRPQLESALAQTRRVGGVLLIAKLDRLARNVAFVASLMESGVRFTAVDMPEADNLTIHVMAAVAEREAALISQRTRAALAARKARGLSLGKPENLTAAARAAGAAATRAAAVQAMRPAAAYAGSLRKHGHSLRRIAQALEQGGFSTRVGGPWSAQQVKRLLDRTAALEGSNTNL from the coding sequence GTGTCCATTTCCGCGGTGGCGTACTACCGGGTTTCCACCCAGAAGCAGGGCCAGAGCGGCTTGGGCCTAGAGGCCCAGCAGGCGGCCGTACTCGCACATGCCCGCGCTCAAGGGCTAACGCTGGTGGCTGAATTCACGGAGGTCGAGACGGGCACCCGCAAGCGCCGCCGCCCCCAGCTCGAATCGGCGCTGGCTCAGACCCGGCGTGTAGGTGGTGTCCTGCTGATTGCCAAGCTCGACCGACTGGCGCGTAACGTCGCGTTCGTGGCGAGCCTGATGGAGTCCGGTGTGCGCTTTACCGCCGTGGACATGCCCGAGGCAGACAACCTCACGATTCACGTTATGGCCGCTGTCGCCGAGCGGGAAGCTGCGTTGATCTCGCAGCGCACCCGCGCCGCGCTTGCGGCTCGCAAAGCCCGTGGTCTTTCGCTGGGTAAGCCGGAGAACCTCACGGCCGCTGCGCGCGCCGCAGGCGCAGCAGCGACGCGCGCAGCGGCCGTGCAGGCCATGAGGCCGGCGGCCGCGTACGCCGGCTCTCTCCGGAAGCACGGGCATAGCCTGCGCCGGATTGCTCAGGCCCTTGAACAGGGTGGGTTCTCAACACGCGTTGGTGGTCCCTGGTCCGCCCAGCAGGTCAAGCGCCTGCTGGACCGCACCGCGGCCCTTGAAGGGTCGAACACGAACCTCTGA
- a CDS encoding Eco57I restriction-modification methylase domain-containing protein yields MSKATLSNTELKTLRQHLRDFEFIEVMNILGWNRASGTRSLNVEGQAFRLTPIAQLGGVQVIEVTGGEDPSTLPLEQLRRKVSDEVVKTTREHVLIFVNAARSHSHWYWVKRGLEGEKRRIQPRTHSYIKGQPDDLFVQKLSGLFVDLGELNEDGDLSVTEAARRLSSALDTEGVVKRFYGEFRSIREDFASQIGGITDNRDRAWYASVILNRLMFVYFLQGKGFLGRPTPRMDGDRHYLQNHLTASRKRGTDRYYSEFLSSLFFDAFAAPEDQRNAQTEALVGQIPYLNGGLFLRHGIELKYPAITIPDKAFEQVLGLFGRYTWNLSEQDKHAGGLDPDVLGHIFEKYINQKGFGAYYTRPEITEYLCEQTVRRLVLDRIKALRPGEKHLHQNLADAITRADAALVRELLTGEQGLKTISLLDPACGSGAFLVAALKTMLDIYSALMGHIHALNDSDLVAWEATLRAGHASYHYNLKKKIITENIYGVDLMEEAAEIAKLRLFLSLVSSAHILEDLEPLPNIDFNILAGNSLVGLLEVDEKAYNTQRSGGKAAITPLLGVGSVTYSEIVGKRRALLKRYREATQLNREDLTALREEIERQRESAYQTLDALLHKQFHDMGIKFEQATWDTAKGKEGKPTKRVLTLADITALKPFHWAFEFAEVMGRGGFDAVIANPPWDIVKPNGKEFLESFSPTVSKNKMTIKDFEKEKGKLLVDPAIRTEWLAYQSSFPHVSGFYRAAPQFAHQSSMVNGRKTGSDLNLYKLFLEQGFNLLRVDGECGIVIPSGVYTDLGAKGLRELLFDATEMTGLFCFENRKTIFENVHRSFKFVVLSFRKGGATIEFPAAFMRHDVAELQDFPGGVGMTLSVDTVRRLSPDSLSVMEFKSELDAEIAEKMLKFPLLGEELGSVWNVKFTREFDMTNDAHLFQTSSGPGRLPLYEGKMIHQFRSDWSTPQFWLEENNARQELKPSRDGYDYETYRLGYRAVASSTNEYSLISTVLPSRVLCGNSLITTRREGISSEILLVVATFFNSFAGNWMIRQKVTTNINMFYVYQLPVPRLTAVDPECQPIMKAAARLICTTPEFDDLARAADLRGHQDGVTDESGRAALRAELDARVAHLYGLTEAEFIHILGTFPLVPQAVKDAALAEFKRLAPPKGDPELVRLVQDGESDQLEFKLSMRVPVNGDPATKD; encoded by the coding sequence ATGAGCAAAGCGACCCTGAGCAACACCGAACTCAAGACCCTGCGTCAACACCTGCGCGACTTCGAGTTCATTGAAGTCATGAATATCCTTGGCTGGAACCGCGCCAGCGGCACCCGTTCTCTGAATGTCGAAGGTCAGGCTTTCCGGCTCACGCCCATCGCACAGCTGGGTGGCGTGCAGGTCATTGAAGTGACGGGCGGTGAGGACCCGAGCACCCTGCCGCTGGAGCAGCTGCGGCGCAAGGTCAGCGACGAGGTGGTCAAGACCACCCGGGAGCACGTCCTGATCTTCGTGAACGCGGCACGTAGCCATAGCCACTGGTACTGGGTGAAGCGCGGCCTGGAAGGTGAAAAGCGTAGGATTCAGCCCCGCACGCACAGCTACATCAAGGGCCAGCCCGACGACCTGTTCGTGCAAAAGCTCTCCGGTCTGTTCGTGGACCTAGGTGAGCTGAACGAGGATGGCGACCTCAGCGTCACCGAGGCGGCGCGGCGGCTAAGCAGCGCCCTGGACACTGAGGGCGTGGTCAAGCGCTTCTACGGCGAGTTCAGGAGCATCCGCGAGGACTTTGCCAGCCAGATCGGCGGCATCACGGACAACCGAGACCGAGCCTGGTACGCGAGCGTCATTCTGAATCGTCTGATGTTCGTGTATTTCCTGCAGGGCAAGGGCTTTCTGGGGCGTCCCACCCCTCGAATGGACGGGGACCGACACTACCTGCAGAACCACCTGACCGCCAGTCGCAAGCGAGGGACAGACCGGTACTACAGCGAATTCCTGAGCAGTCTGTTCTTCGACGCCTTCGCGGCTCCGGAAGACCAGCGTAATGCCCAGACCGAAGCCCTGGTCGGTCAGATTCCCTACCTTAACGGTGGGCTGTTCTTGCGGCACGGCATTGAGCTGAAGTACCCAGCCATCACCATCCCTGATAAGGCCTTCGAGCAGGTGCTGGGTCTCTTCGGACGGTACACCTGGAACCTCAGCGAGCAAGACAAGCATGCGGGCGGCCTGGACCCCGACGTGCTGGGACACATCTTCGAGAAATACATCAACCAGAAGGGCTTCGGAGCCTATTACACCCGCCCGGAGATCACGGAGTACCTCTGCGAACAGACCGTACGACGTCTGGTGCTGGATCGGATCAAGGCGCTACGGCCAGGGGAAAAGCACCTGCACCAGAACCTGGCCGATGCGATCACGCGCGCAGACGCGGCGCTGGTGCGCGAGCTGCTGACCGGTGAGCAGGGCCTGAAGACCATCAGCCTGCTGGATCCGGCCTGCGGGTCCGGCGCGTTCCTGGTCGCGGCGCTGAAGACCATGCTGGACATCTACAGCGCCCTGATGGGCCACATTCACGCCCTGAACGACTCGGACCTCGTAGCCTGGGAGGCTACGCTGCGTGCCGGGCACGCCAGCTACCACTACAACCTCAAGAAAAAGATCATCACTGAGAACATCTACGGCGTTGACCTGATGGAGGAAGCCGCCGAGATTGCTAAGCTGCGGCTGTTCCTCTCGCTGGTCAGCAGCGCTCACATCCTCGAAGACTTGGAACCATTGCCCAACATTGACTTCAACATCCTGGCAGGCAACAGCCTGGTAGGCCTGCTGGAGGTCGACGAGAAGGCCTACAACACGCAGCGCAGCGGCGGGAAGGCAGCTATCACCCCTTTGCTGGGCGTGGGCTCAGTGACCTACAGCGAGATCGTGGGGAAGCGCCGGGCGCTGCTGAAGCGGTACCGAGAGGCCACACAGCTCAATCGCGAAGACCTCACTGCCCTTCGCGAGGAAATCGAGCGGCAGCGGGAGAGTGCTTACCAGACTCTGGATGCCCTGCTACACAAGCAGTTCCATGACATGGGCATTAAGTTTGAGCAGGCTACCTGGGACACCGCGAAAGGCAAGGAAGGCAAGCCCACCAAGCGCGTACTGACCCTTGCCGACATCACTGCCCTGAAGCCCTTCCACTGGGCCTTTGAGTTCGCCGAGGTGATGGGCCGGGGTGGCTTCGACGCGGTGATCGCCAACCCGCCATGGGACATCGTGAAGCCCAACGGCAAGGAGTTCCTGGAGTCCTTCTCGCCCACGGTCAGCAAGAACAAGATGACCATCAAGGACTTTGAGAAGGAGAAGGGCAAGCTGCTGGTGGATCCCGCCATTCGCACCGAGTGGCTGGCTTACCAGTCCTCCTTCCCGCACGTCAGCGGGTTCTACCGCGCCGCGCCACAGTTCGCCCACCAGAGCAGCATGGTCAACGGCCGCAAGACCGGCAGCGACCTGAACCTGTACAAGCTCTTCCTGGAGCAGGGCTTCAACCTGCTGCGCGTGGACGGCGAGTGTGGCATCGTCATTCCCAGCGGCGTCTACACCGACCTAGGCGCCAAAGGCCTGCGCGAGCTGTTGTTCGACGCGACCGAGATGACGGGACTGTTCTGCTTCGAGAACCGCAAGACCATCTTCGAGAACGTCCACCGCTCCTTCAAGTTCGTGGTGCTCAGCTTCCGCAAGGGCGGTGCGACCATCGAGTTCCCCGCCGCCTTCATGCGGCACGACGTGGCCGAGCTGCAGGACTTCCCTGGCGGCGTCGGCATGACGCTGAGCGTGGACACTGTGCGCCGCCTCTCGCCCGACAGTCTGAGCGTGATGGAGTTCAAGTCAGAATTGGACGCCGAGATCGCCGAGAAGATGCTGAAGTTCCCCCTACTGGGTGAAGAGCTAGGAAGCGTATGGAACGTTAAGTTCACGCGAGAGTTCGACATGACGAATGATGCTCATCTCTTCCAGACCTCGTCCGGTCCTGGTCGCCTGCCCCTTTATGAAGGCAAGATGATTCATCAGTTCCGAAGTGATTGGAGCACTCCACAATTCTGGCTTGAAGAGAACAATGCCCGCCAAGAACTCAAGCCATCAAGAGATGGCTACGACTATGAGACCTATCGACTTGGCTATAGGGCTGTTGCAAGCAGCACCAACGAGTACTCGTTGATTTCGACCGTTCTGCCATCCAGAGTCCTTTGCGGCAACTCCCTCATTACCACAAGACGCGAAGGAATAAGCAGCGAGATCCTTCTTGTTGTAGCCACCTTCTTCAATTCTTTTGCGGGTAATTGGATGATTCGCCAGAAGGTCACAACGAACATCAACATGTTCTACGTTTACCAGCTGCCCGTGCCCCGCCTTACCGCCGTCGACCCGGAATGCCAGCCCATCATGAAGGCGGCAGCGCGGCTGATCTGCACCACGCCGGAATTCGATGACCTCGCCCGCGCTGCAGACCTCCGAGGCCACCAAGACGGCGTCACCGATGAGTCCGGTCGCGCCGCGCTTCGCGCCGAGCTCGACGCTCGGGTGGCGCACCTCTACGGCCTGACCGAAGCCGAATTCATACATATCCTGGGCACCTTTCCACTGGTGCCACAGGCGGTCAAGGACGCAGCCCTTGCCGAGTTCAAGCGGCTTGCCCCACCTAAGGGCGACCCAGAGCTTGTACGTCTCGTTCAGGACGGCGAATCAGATCAACTGGAGTTCAAGTTGTCGATGCGCGTACCGGTGAACGGTGACCCTGCCACCAAAGACTGA
- a CDS encoding AlbA family DNA-binding domain-containing protein translates to MKEVAAFLNSQGGTLLIGVDDDGKALGLAADYVSSDKIKDKDGFERHLRTVVGRELGQAVAASLKVSFVGLGGEEIC, encoded by the coding sequence GTGAAAGAGGTGGCGGCGTTCCTGAACAGCCAGGGTGGAACGCTGCTTATCGGTGTGGACGACGACGGCAAGGCACTGGGTCTGGCGGCGGACTACGTCTCTTCAGATAAGATCAAAGACAAAGACGGCTTTGAGCGTCACTTACGCACGGTGGTGGGGCGGGAACTGGGGCAAGCCGTAGCGGCGTCCCTGAAGGTGAGCTTCGTAGGCCTGGGGGGCGAAGAGATTTGCTAG
- a CDS encoding Imm10 family immunity protein, whose translation MSVRFVANALAVEDLPDVNTFLIALADNAEEPTHVLELQKALEVDEDDPDSDTYCLVLDGAATHYGGVRTCLLSGHSLVLRLDDEAAGALGIDSFEIELDLAEEERAVLRSGLARLFWGDRLEPGELVLA comes from the coding sequence ATGTCTGTCCGCTTTGTCGCTAACGCCCTTGCGGTCGAGGACCTCCCCGACGTGAACACCTTCCTTATCGCCCTGGCCGACAACGCTGAGGAGCCCACGCATGTGCTGGAGTTGCAGAAGGCACTCGAGGTCGACGAGGACGATCCGGATTCCGACACCTATTGCCTCGTGCTGGACGGTGCCGCTACGCACTACGGTGGTGTCAGGACATGCCTGTTGAGCGGTCACTCCCTGGTTCTGCGGCTTGACGATGAAGCCGCGGGTGCCCTGGGAATCGACAGCTTCGAAATTGAACTTGACCTAGCTGAGGAGGAGCGTGCGGTTCTGCGCAGCGGCCTCGCCCGGCTCTTTTGGGGTGACCGACTTGAGCCAGGCGAGCTGGTCCTGGCATGA
- a CDS encoding helix-turn-helix domain-containing protein translates to MSQADKGKADKGSTPWSGQDSGKFLKQRRLELGLTMAQVKERSTVPNVAYLGSLEAGRNNVARSKHLPSLARALELSEGDLARITGRPMFSASVDVRHSSRLNRPTVLAGKWNGAQAGAYTLDEAPETILVVDPAQKALVVGQHYVILVSASGEVVRSVSVEAEGKVQVLQGSRVLASDEVIVVGRIVHEGRAL, encoded by the coding sequence ATGTCGCAAGCGGATAAAGGAAAGGCAGACAAAGGGTCGACACCCTGGAGCGGGCAAGATTCAGGAAAGTTCCTGAAGCAGCGCCGCCTGGAGCTTGGCCTCACGATGGCGCAGGTCAAAGAGCGCTCGACAGTACCGAACGTTGCCTACCTGGGAAGCCTTGAGGCGGGGCGCAACAACGTGGCGCGGAGCAAGCACTTACCGAGCTTGGCGCGCGCCTTGGAACTGAGCGAGGGAGATCTTGCGCGGATCACTGGCCGCCCGATGTTTTCGGCCAGTGTTGACGTCCGCCATTCCAGTCGACTGAACCGACCAACGGTACTGGCGGGCAAATGGAACGGTGCTCAGGCAGGTGCCTACACGCTGGACGAAGCCCCTGAGACAATCCTGGTGGTCGACCCGGCACAGAAGGCACTGGTCGTGGGACAGCACTACGTCATCCTCGTCTCAGCATCCGGCGAGGTGGTTCGCAGCGTCAGCGTCGAAGCTGAAGGCAAGGTGCAGGTTCTTCAGGGCTCGCGGGTGCTGGCCTCCGATGAGGTCATCGTGGTGGGCCGGATCGTCCACGAGGGACGCGCCCTATGA